Proteins from one bacterium BMS3Abin08 genomic window:
- the flgB gene encoding flagellar basal body rod protein FlgB: MDRIIGRLESLLRFTMNRHKVLTSNLANSDTPGYKARDLKFDSVFDKEVLRLKNTSPLHLRATEISSNGVLRRRDGTPWLDGNDVEEEVEVAKITENALLYQAAARLLSERFKMYRTLFTGR, translated from the coding sequence ATGGACAGAATAATCGGCAGGCTTGAATCCCTTTTGAGGTTCACAATGAACAGGCACAAGGTGCTGACCAGCAACCTTGCCAACAGTGATACCCCTGGGTATAAGGCAAGGGATCTAAAGTTTGATTCCGTGTTCGATAAAGAGGTGCTGCGGCTCAAGAATACTTCACCGCTGCACCTGAGGGCCACTGAGATAAGCAGCAATGGTGTCCTCCGCCGGAGGGACGGGACTCCCTGGCTGGACGGAAATGACGTGGAGGAGGAAGTCGAGGTGGCCAAGATCACCGAAAATGCACTGTTGTATCAGGCAGCGGCAAGGCTTCTCAGTGAGAGGTTTAAGATGTACAGAACCCTTTTTACAGGGAGGTAA
- the flgC gene encoding flagellar basal-body rod protein FlgC, whose protein sequence is MDIFRSFDVSATALAAQKIRMNTIASNLANINTTNTPGGGPYRRRDVLFSSVMISEKEGLEGVELAGVVEDNSPPRAVYDPGHPDADKKGFVLMPNINLIEEMVNMMLATRAYEANVNAFNITKNMYQKALEIGR, encoded by the coding sequence ATGGATATCTTCAGATCCTTTGATGTGAGTGCAACTGCGCTTGCAGCACAGAAAATCAGGATGAACACCATTGCATCGAACCTGGCAAATATCAACACGACAAATACCCCGGGCGGAGGGCCTTACAGGAGAAGAGATGTGCTCTTTTCATCGGTTATGATCAGTGAAAAGGAGGGGCTTGAAGGGGTCGAGCTTGCAGGTGTAGTGGAAGACAACTCACCCCCGCGTGCCGTCTATGATCCCGGTCATCCTGATGCGGATAAGAAGGGCTTTGTCTTGATGCCGAACATTAATCTCATAGAGGAGATGGTTAATATGATGCTTGCCACAAGGGCCTACGAGGCCAATGTAAATGCCTTCAATATAACCAAGAACATGTACCAGAAGGCCCTTGAGATAGGCAGGTAA
- the fliE gene encoding flagellar hook-basal body complex protein FliE, which translates to MSLDPVNAKPAGATETGGLKDLLKPGEKGTSEGGFDGILDETIGKVASLQKETEVALTELSKGDGDIVKAMVAMQKAEISFQTMVEVRNKLVNAYEEIIRMQV; encoded by the coding sequence ATGTCGCTTGATCCGGTAAATGCAAAACCCGCAGGCGCCACTGAAACCGGTGGTTTGAAGGATCTGTTGAAACCCGGGGAGAAGGGAACTTCAGAGGGAGGTTTCGACGGCATTCTTGATGAGACAATAGGCAAGGTTGCCTCTCTTCAGAAAGAGACGGAGGTCGCCCTGACCGAACTGAGCAAAGGTGACGGCGACATTGTTAAGGCCATGGTTGCCATGCAGAAGGCGGAGATTTCCTTTCAGACGATGGTTGAAGTACGGAACAAGCTGGTCAACGCCTATGAAGAGATCATCAGGATGCAGGTATGA